Proteins from a single region of Segatella copri:
- a CDS encoding outer membrane beta-barrel family protein, producing the protein MKQKSLILMSTLLVCSLESFAQSDVEKNDSIWKDFDLASVTVVASKPLVKMETDKMTYNVQQDADAKASTVLDMLRKVPMVTVDGQDNITVNGSSSFKVYVDGKPNPMFSANPSQIFKAMPATMVKNIEVITNPGAKYDAEGTGGVLNIVLNKQAVNGAGGNDFSNGYNGNISAAAGNQAQRISAFISGQQGKLTYSANGMYNHQRMNGTTISFDRIQKDGSTMNYYQNSDMKQPFSMGNISLSYELDSLSNISATAGLTTFNQKITGHPLTKMTGGIYGKGFEYGNEMKQNLGNTSFNGSIDYQRFFNKERTNYLILSYLFSTNPSHTDNYTFYDDISHVTALQLNDLLSKSKTRGTEHTFQADFSHSLSATQRLNFGAKYIARINRSDSRYYDVAADKTETLNPANSMEYKNTQNILAAYAEWKGNFGKIGTMLGTRYEQTWEKVKFEQGKGDDFDKDYGNLVPSASISYAIAPGMNLGVNYSMRITRPGITYLNPYVDRSNPTAISYGNTDLDVVKSHQVNMVFNYYNPRFILSTTLGYELCNNKIEQYSFIDADNLLNTTYGNVSKTHNASLNIFANWLVFKKTRLMLNESLSYNDLRSEVLGWKNHGWNSSTMINLQQTLPWELQWTVGSIIQSKQHNLQGYQSGMSFFYSTLSKSIVKDKLDLSLMFLTPTDDKLNIKQKTVGSDYVQNMTVKVPLRQFSLTLTWKFGNTKKQFQKVKSNIKNDFQEEKQGIQTGGMNSQQEDK; encoded by the coding sequence ATGAAACAGAAATCATTGATATTGATGAGCACCCTGCTCGTCTGCTCACTCGAAAGTTTCGCACAGAGCGATGTCGAGAAAAACGACTCGATATGGAAGGACTTCGACCTGGCAAGCGTTACCGTGGTTGCCTCGAAACCGCTGGTAAAAATGGAGACCGACAAGATGACCTACAACGTGCAGCAGGATGCTGACGCCAAGGCCTCTACCGTTCTCGACATGCTGCGCAAGGTGCCGATGGTTACGGTGGATGGACAGGACAATATCACCGTGAACGGTTCATCCAGTTTCAAAGTGTATGTGGATGGAAAGCCGAATCCGATGTTCTCTGCCAACCCTTCGCAGATTTTCAAGGCAATGCCGGCAACTATGGTAAAAAACATAGAAGTAATCACCAACCCGGGAGCCAAATATGATGCTGAAGGTACGGGCGGTGTGCTCAACATCGTACTTAACAAGCAAGCTGTGAATGGAGCCGGAGGCAACGACTTCAGCAATGGCTATAATGGCAATATCAGTGCAGCTGCCGGCAACCAGGCACAGCGCATCTCCGCCTTCATCAGCGGTCAGCAGGGCAAGCTCACCTATAGTGCCAACGGAATGTACAATCATCAGCGCATGAATGGAACCACCATCTCCTTCGACCGAATCCAGAAGGATGGAAGCACGATGAACTACTATCAGAATTCGGATATGAAGCAACCGTTCTCCATGGGCAACATCAGTCTGAGCTACGAACTTGATTCACTGAGCAACATCAGCGCTACTGCAGGACTGACCACCTTCAACCAGAAGATTACAGGTCATCCACTCACAAAGATGACAGGCGGAATCTACGGCAAAGGATTCGAATACGGCAATGAGATGAAACAGAATCTGGGCAATACCTCCTTCAACGGAAGCATCGATTATCAGCGATTTTTCAACAAGGAGCGCACGAACTACCTCATTCTCAGCTATCTATTCAGTACCAACCCATCTCATACAGACAACTATACGTTCTACGACGACATCAGCCATGTGACGGCTCTCCAGCTCAACGATCTGCTCTCCAAAAGTAAGACCCGAGGCACTGAACATACTTTCCAGGCAGATTTTTCCCATTCGCTCAGCGCCACCCAGCGCCTGAATTTCGGAGCCAAATACATAGCCCGCATCAACAGAAGCGATTCACGCTACTACGATGTGGCGGCAGATAAAACTGAGACGCTGAACCCTGCCAACAGTATGGAGTATAAGAACACCCAGAACATTCTTGCAGCCTATGCTGAATGGAAGGGAAACTTCGGAAAGATAGGAACCATGCTGGGAACCCGATACGAACAGACCTGGGAGAAAGTGAAGTTTGAACAGGGTAAGGGTGATGATTTTGATAAAGATTACGGCAATCTCGTACCGAGCGCCAGCATCTCTTACGCCATCGCTCCAGGCATGAATCTCGGTGTGAACTACAGCATGCGCATCACCCGTCCGGGAATTACCTACCTTAACCCTTATGTTGACCGCAGTAATCCTACCGCCATTAGCTATGGTAATACAGACCTCGACGTAGTGAAGTCGCATCAGGTGAACATGGTATTTAATTATTACAATCCACGCTTCATTCTGAGTACAACTCTGGGCTATGAACTCTGCAACAACAAGATAGAGCAGTATTCGTTCATCGATGCAGACAACCTGCTCAACACCACCTACGGCAATGTTTCGAAAACCCACAACGCCAGTTTGAATATCTTTGCCAACTGGCTGGTGTTCAAGAAGACGAGATTGATGCTGAACGAGAGTCTGAGCTACAATGATTTGCGAAGTGAAGTATTGGGATGGAAGAATCATGGCTGGAACAGCAGTACGATGATCAATCTGCAACAGACACTTCCTTGGGAGTTGCAATGGACAGTAGGAAGTATCATTCAGAGCAAACAGCACAACCTGCAAGGCTATCAGAGCGGAATGTCATTCTTCTACTCCACCCTCTCCAAATCCATCGTCAAGGATAAGCTGGACTTGAGTCTGATGTTCCTCACACCAACCGATGACAAGCTCAACATCAAGCAGAAAACCGTGGGTTCAGACTATGTACAGAATATGACGGTAAAGGTGCCTCTGCGCCAGTTCAGCCTCACACTCACCTGGAAATTCGGCAACACCAAGAAGCAATTCCAAAAGGTGAAATCCAACATCAAGAATGATTTCCAGGAAGAAAAGCAGGGCATTCAGACAGGTGGAATGAACAGCCAGCAGGAAGACAAATAA
- a CDS encoding PLP-dependent aspartate aminotransferase family protein — protein MKKQTQAIHLEYERRDAYDSLSVPVYNTLAYEFDNAAVMAEAFTDKIKAPDYSRVENPTVTNLERRVAALTDAAHATAFNSGMAAISNTLMALAAQGKNIVTSKHLFGNTYALLVATLRRFGVKVRLRDLTNIEAVREAIDDDTCCVFLEILTNPQLEVADLKAISEVAHEKNVPLVVDSTVIPFTQFSAKSLGVDIEVVSSSKYVSGGATSLGGLVIDYGTPYNGDFAKRLYGEMLFNFGAYMTPQVAYMQTIGLETLDARYRVQSSNALELAKKLRSLPQIKYVNYVGLEDNPYHELAQRQFGKTAGAMICIDLESKEACFSFLNNLKLIHRATNLFDNRSLAIHPASTIFGAFSESMRKSMDVKDTTIRLSIGLEDMDDLFEDIKQAVDSL, from the coding sequence ATGAAGAAACAGACTCAAGCTATTCATTTGGAATATGAGCGCCGCGATGCATACGACTCGCTGAGCGTGCCAGTATATAACACCCTTGCCTACGAATTCGACAATGCTGCCGTCATGGCTGAAGCATTCACCGACAAGATCAAGGCTCCAGATTATTCGCGCGTAGAGAACCCTACGGTGACCAACCTGGAGCGCCGTGTGGCAGCCCTTACCGATGCTGCTCATGCCACCGCCTTCAACTCAGGAATGGCGGCCATCAGCAACACCCTCATGGCGCTGGCAGCACAAGGCAAAAATATTGTTACATCCAAGCATCTCTTCGGCAATACTTATGCCCTGCTTGTAGCCACTCTGCGCCGTTTTGGTGTAAAGGTGCGTTTGCGCGATTTGACCAACATCGAAGCCGTGCGCGAAGCCATTGATGATGACACCTGCTGCGTATTTCTCGAAATCCTGACCAACCCACAGCTGGAGGTTGCCGATCTGAAAGCCATCTCGGAAGTGGCACATGAAAAAAATGTACCTTTGGTGGTGGATTCTACCGTGATTCCTTTCACACAGTTCTCGGCTAAGAGTCTGGGAGTAGATATTGAGGTGGTTTCCAGCTCTAAATATGTAAGCGGCGGTGCTACTTCGCTCGGCGGTCTGGTTATCGACTACGGAACTCCTTACAACGGCGATTTCGCCAAGCGTCTCTATGGAGAAATGCTCTTCAATTTCGGAGCCTATATGACTCCACAGGTGGCTTATATGCAAACCATCGGACTTGAAACGCTCGATGCTCGCTATCGTGTGCAGAGCAGCAATGCCTTGGAGCTTGCCAAGAAGCTGCGCTCTCTGCCTCAGATAAAATATGTAAACTATGTTGGTCTGGAGGATAATCCTTATCACGAGTTGGCGCAGCGCCAGTTTGGAAAAACTGCGGGAGCCATGATCTGCATCGACCTGGAGAGCAAGGAAGCCTGCTTCAGTTTTCTGAACAATCTGAAGCTCATCCATCGCGCCACCAACCTCTTCGACAACCGTTCGCTCGCCATCCATCCGGCAAGCACCATCTTCGGAGCATTCTCTGAGAGCATGCGCAAGTCGATGGACGTGAAAGACACCACTATCCGATTGAGCATCGGCTTGGAAGATATGGATGATCTCTTCGAAGACATCAAGCAGGCGGTTGATAGTTTATAA
- a CDS encoding PG1828 family lipoprotein, translated as MKKLVFMFVAIAAISFASCGNKTAKNTASADSDTAQVDTTAADTAAADTAAADSAK; from the coding sequence ATGAAGAAATTAGTTTTTATGTTCGTAGCTATCGCAGCTATCTCTTTCGCATCATGTGGTAACAAAACAGCTAAGAATACAGCTTCTGCTGATTCTGACACAGCTCAGGTAGATACAACTGCTGCTGACACTGCTGCTGCTGATACAGCTGCTGCTGATTCTGCTAAGTAA
- a CDS encoding helix-turn-helix domain-containing protein: MEMNEESILAWNIIEKTNANLFLTGKAGTGKTTFLKRLKELSPKRMIVLAPTGIAAINAGGMTIHSFFQLPFSPYVPGTTFGSGEQKRYQFSKLKRNIIRSIDLLVIDEISMVRSDLLDAVDSVLRQYRKRHDLPFGGVQLLMIGDLQQLAPVVTPQEEHLLGQHYDTPFFFSSNALKQVGYLTIELKKVYRQQDEQFISLLNQIRENNASEATLQALNQRYIPNFVPPKEGNYIRLTTHNAPAQYINEQQLAALPAQSFSFTADIEGDFPETSYPADFKLTLKPGAQVMFIKNDPQHRFYNGMIGEVIGVRTDEDGSKITVRSKDSGEEFDLEKMEWTNAKYTLNEKTKEIEETVEGKFMQYPLRLAWAITIHKSQGLTFEHAIIDASHSFTHGQTYVALSRCKALEGMVLSQPLSRGAIISSQTVDAFTSQLAAPSQEQISSLELQYIIYCISELFDFYSIRASYEHLMRCLVEFFNGKYPRVVSEYQKLQVVLKSLIAVSDKFRVQYTGMLARNPDVRQAELQDRIHKGAMYFLDKIGILSDLIRKSNLDTDNKVARKQFEDRFSVFSEDVKLKERLLKYECSAEFTVTDYLKKKAQFLLLDADASSDSGSGRKSRRQKKPNEPKVPKVASKEVSYDFYMQGMTVDQIAAKRGYTKGTIIGHLTPYVKEGKIGLRALISSAHEKKIRDFMKAHPELEHFSEIKEALGAGIDYYEIKLVHDLMEGE; this comes from the coding sequence ATGGAAATGAACGAAGAATCCATCCTGGCATGGAATATCATAGAAAAGACAAATGCCAACCTCTTCCTTACCGGAAAGGCGGGCACAGGTAAGACGACCTTCCTCAAGCGATTGAAAGAACTGTCGCCCAAACGAATGATTGTGCTTGCTCCTACGGGCATTGCAGCCATCAACGCCGGAGGAATGACCATCCATTCGTTCTTCCAGCTTCCCTTCTCGCCATACGTGCCGGGCACGACCTTTGGCAGCGGCGAACAGAAACGCTATCAGTTCAGCAAGCTCAAGCGCAATATCATCCGCAGTATCGACCTGCTCGTTATCGACGAAATCAGTATGGTGCGCAGCGATCTGCTCGATGCTGTAGATTCTGTGCTTCGCCAGTATCGCAAGCGCCATGATTTGCCTTTCGGTGGTGTGCAGCTCCTGATGATAGGCGATTTGCAGCAGCTGGCACCCGTGGTTACGCCACAGGAAGAGCATCTGCTGGGGCAGCATTATGATACTCCTTTCTTCTTCAGCAGCAATGCTCTGAAGCAGGTGGGTTATCTCACCATCGAACTTAAAAAGGTGTACAGGCAGCAGGATGAACAGTTTATCTCGCTGCTCAACCAGATTAGAGAGAACAATGCTTCTGAAGCTACGCTGCAGGCTCTGAACCAGCGCTATATTCCAAATTTTGTACCACCAAAGGAGGGCAATTATATCAGGCTTACCACCCATAATGCACCTGCCCAGTATATCAACGAACAGCAGCTTGCTGCCTTGCCTGCGCAGTCATTTTCTTTTACAGCAGATATAGAGGGCGATTTCCCAGAAACATCTTATCCGGCCGATTTCAAACTCACATTGAAGCCGGGAGCACAGGTGATGTTCATCAAGAACGACCCGCAGCACCGTTTTTATAATGGTATGATAGGTGAGGTGATAGGGGTTAGGACCGATGAAGACGGCAGCAAGATTACCGTTCGCAGTAAGGATTCGGGCGAGGAGTTTGACCTGGAGAAAATGGAGTGGACCAATGCGAAATATACGCTGAACGAGAAAACCAAGGAGATAGAGGAGACGGTGGAAGGAAAATTCATGCAGTATCCTCTGCGTCTGGCGTGGGCGATAACTATCCACAAGAGTCAGGGACTTACTTTCGAACATGCCATCATCGATGCTTCTCATTCTTTTACCCATGGTCAGACCTATGTGGCGCTGAGCCGCTGCAAGGCTTTGGAGGGCATGGTGCTCAGTCAGCCGCTTTCTCGCGGAGCCATTATCAGCAGTCAGACGGTGGATGCATTCACCAGCCAGCTTGCTGCGCCTAGTCAGGAGCAAATTAGCAGTCTGGAGCTGCAATACATCATTTATTGCATCAGCGAGCTCTTCGATTTTTATTCCATCAGAGCCAGCTATGAGCATCTGATGCGCTGCCTGGTAGAGTTTTTTAATGGTAAATATCCGCGCGTGGTAAGCGAGTATCAGAAGCTGCAGGTGGTGCTGAAGAGTCTGATAGCCGTATCGGATAAATTCCGTGTGCAGTATACGGGTATGCTTGCCCGAAATCCTGATGTAAGACAGGCTGAGCTGCAAGACCGTATTCATAAGGGAGCTATGTATTTTCTTGACAAAATCGGCATTCTGAGTGATTTAATCAGAAAGTCGAATCTTGATACAGACAACAAGGTGGCTAGGAAACAGTTTGAAGACCGCTTCTCTGTTTTCTCAGAGGATGTAAAATTAAAAGAACGGCTTTTGAAGTACGAATGTAGTGCAGAATTCACGGTAACAGATTATCTGAAAAAGAAGGCGCAGTTCTTGCTGTTGGATGCAGATGCCTCATCAGATAGCGGTTCGGGCAGAAAGTCAAGGAGACAGAAGAAACCGAATGAACCGAAGGTGCCGAAAGTCGCATCGAAGGAGGTAAGTTATGATTTCTATATGCAGGGAATGACGGTAGATCAGATTGCTGCTAAGCGGGGTTATACCAAAGGTACCATTATTGGTCATCTTACTCCTTATGTGAAAGAAGGAAAGATTGGACTGCGGGCGTTGATTTCAAGTGCTCATGAAAAGAAAATCCGTGATTTCATGAAGGCTCATCCTGAATTGGAGCATTTTAGCGAAATAAAGGAAGCTTTGGGAGCTGGTATTGATTATTACGAAATCAAACTGGTTCATGATTTGATGGAGGGGGAATAA
- a CDS encoding MalY/PatB family protein → MYNFDKVIDRSGSDDLKHGALLPRWGRDDLLPLWVADMDFETPSFITDALKARLEHSLFGYTMEPEDYLPSIIDWVRDHHQWDVKREWIRFIPGIVKGIGLVVNVFTQPDEKVIIQPPVYHPFRLTPEGNGREVVFNPLKMREDGYYEMDFENLEKVCDEKCKILILCNPHNPGGITWSKETLQQLADFCYEHHLLVISDEIHADMALFGHKHIPFASVSDKARNISITFQAPSKTFNIAGIVSSYAIIPNEDIRNKFYKWLSANELDEPTLFAPIATIAAFRKGEEWRKTMLAYIEDNIRFVEDYCREHIPGIRPLRPQASFLVWLNCRDLHLSHDALLDLFIDKAHLALNDGEMFGPGGEGFMRLNVAAPRSVIKQALQQLEEAVSQLSR, encoded by the coding sequence ATGTACAATTTCGATAAAGTCATAGACCGTTCGGGCAGCGACGACCTGAAGCATGGCGCCCTGTTGCCTCGTTGGGGGCGAGATGATTTGCTGCCACTCTGGGTAGCAGATATGGATTTCGAGACCCCATCTTTCATTACAGATGCCCTCAAGGCACGTCTGGAGCACTCTCTTTTCGGCTACACGATGGAGCCGGAAGATTACCTTCCTAGCATCATCGATTGGGTTCGCGACCACCACCAGTGGGATGTGAAGCGAGAGTGGATAAGATTCATTCCAGGTATTGTTAAAGGCATCGGACTCGTGGTGAATGTCTTCACCCAGCCTGACGAAAAAGTCATCATCCAGCCACCCGTTTATCACCCATTCCGCCTCACCCCAGAGGGTAATGGCAGAGAGGTGGTCTTCAATCCGCTGAAGATGAGGGAAGACGGATATTACGAGATGGACTTCGAAAATCTCGAGAAGGTTTGCGATGAGAAATGCAAGATTCTCATTCTCTGCAATCCTCATAATCCGGGCGGTATTACCTGGAGCAAGGAAACCCTGCAGCAGCTTGCCGACTTCTGCTATGAGCACCATCTGCTCGTTATCAGCGATGAGATTCACGCGGATATGGCGCTCTTCGGACACAAGCACATCCCGTTTGCTTCGGTTTCAGACAAGGCACGCAATATCAGCATCACCTTCCAGGCTCCTTCCAAAACCTTTAATATTGCAGGAATCGTGAGCAGCTACGCCATTATTCCAAACGAAGATATTCGGAATAAGTTTTATAAATGGTTAAGCGCAAACGAGTTGGATGAACCAACCCTCTTTGCTCCTATCGCCACTATCGCAGCCTTCCGAAAGGGAGAAGAATGGCGCAAAACGATGCTTGCTTATATTGAGGACAATATCCGGTTCGTAGAAGATTACTGCCGTGAACATATTCCGGGCATTCGCCCTTTGCGTCCACAGGCTTCCTTCCTCGTATGGCTCAACTGCCGTGATCTGCATCTTTCTCACGATGCACTTCTCGACCTATTCATCGACAAGGCGCATCTGGCATTGAATGATGGAGAGATGTTCGGTCCTGGCGGAGAAGGATTCATGCGATTGAATGTAGCCGCACCAAGAAGTGTTATCAAACAGGCTTTACAGCAGCTGGAAGAGGCTGTGAGCCAACTCTCTAGATAA
- a CDS encoding S9 family peptidase, with translation MNKLILKTTKSGLLAAALMASISASAETIEVKTLKYAGPYAVAQPWMADSVNIKGEVFDLKQLLDSPLSFTLLNKGKEVSAAQLLADKQDALHLASFCVSNTQRTKATIAVEGLEQYRLFVDGGQVEVNGDKAETILTPSQHTVVIKYLTRKNASSDKKSLKLTVTAANGAPLSVGDATAKRAYNIYDVICAPNYPSVSISPNGKFIVVRKTWVDRKGNNHSISELRNSQTNRVMATFEESVKWMPSSNKLYFTQKASDSSIAGEEKQDGTLQLITINPLTMEREVLASNLPEGWFQFTPDEKTLIYTLTTEGRKKDPQVYDVKEPEDRQPGWRERSNLAKYDLASGILQPLTFGYHNIYLMDISADSRYLLIGKGEERLTKRPTTLTSFYRLDLGSMNASGATTPKVETLIEKGEFLNSAQFSPDGKSILVSASPEAFNGIGKNVEEGQTPSMIDTQLYLMTLSDKKVRPLTKDFNPNVQSVNWSKADGNIYFTAEDKDCVYLFQLNPKSGKFTLLKTPEEYIKSFSLASSAAEMAFSGQSASNADRLYKMNTKAQKALLVDDLSARLLKDIELGDCKAWNYVNSRGDTLCCRYYLPPHFDAAKKYPMIVNYYGGCSPTSRMFQSRYPHHVYAAMGYVVLVVNPSGATGFGQKFSARHVDTAGEGVAEDIISSTQAFCDEHAFVNRKKIGCIGASYGGFMTQYLQTKTDLFAAAISHAGISDHTSYWGEGYWGYSYSEVSMANEFPWTNKHLFVDQSPLYNADKIHTPLLFVHGTADNNVPVGESIQLYTALKLLGRPTAMVLVDGQDHHIIDYEKRLKWQNTIFAWFAKWLQDDASWWTEMYGDEKM, from the coding sequence ATGAATAAACTGATTCTGAAAACAACAAAAAGCGGATTGCTGGCAGCTGCCCTGATGGCTTCAATCTCTGCCAGTGCCGAAACCATAGAGGTGAAAACGCTGAAATATGCAGGCCCCTATGCCGTAGCACAGCCTTGGATGGCTGACAGTGTGAACATCAAAGGCGAAGTGTTCGACCTTAAGCAGCTGCTCGATTCGCCGCTGTCTTTCACCTTATTAAACAAGGGTAAGGAGGTGAGTGCAGCCCAACTCCTTGCCGACAAGCAGGATGCGCTCCATCTGGCTTCTTTCTGCGTTTCTAACACCCAGCGTACCAAAGCAACCATCGCGGTAGAAGGATTGGAGCAATACCGCCTGTTTGTAGACGGCGGACAGGTAGAGGTGAACGGCGATAAGGCTGAAACCATCCTGACTCCTTCGCAGCATACGGTTGTCATCAAATATCTTACCCGGAAGAATGCATCTTCTGATAAGAAATCTCTTAAGTTGACCGTAACCGCAGCCAACGGCGCTCCGCTTTCTGTAGGCGATGCGACAGCCAAGCGCGCCTATAACATCTATGATGTGATTTGTGCGCCCAACTATCCGAGTGTTTCTATCTCACCAAACGGAAAGTTTATCGTTGTTCGGAAAACCTGGGTAGATAGAAAAGGTAATAACCATAGCATTAGTGAATTGCGCAACTCTCAGACTAACAGAGTGATGGCTACATTTGAGGAGAGTGTAAAATGGATGCCTTCAAGCAATAAACTGTATTTCACCCAGAAGGCGAGCGACAGCAGTATTGCTGGAGAAGAAAAGCAGGATGGCACATTGCAGCTCATCACCATCAATCCGCTGACGATGGAGCGCGAAGTGCTGGCAAGCAATCTTCCTGAAGGCTGGTTCCAGTTTACACCCGATGAAAAAACGCTTATCTATACGCTCACTACTGAAGGCAGAAAAAAGGATCCGCAAGTATATGATGTAAAAGAACCGGAAGACAGACAGCCTGGTTGGCGCGAACGCAGCAATTTGGCTAAATACGACCTTGCATCGGGCATTCTCCAGCCGCTTACCTTCGGTTACCACAACATCTATCTGATGGATATTTCTGCCGATTCGCGTTATCTGCTGATAGGAAAGGGAGAGGAGCGACTCACCAAGCGTCCTACAACCCTGACATCATTCTACCGCCTGGATTTGGGCAGTATGAATGCTTCTGGAGCCACAACGCCAAAGGTAGAAACCCTGATAGAAAAGGGCGAATTTCTGAACAGCGCCCAGTTCTCGCCAGATGGCAAGAGCATTCTCGTGAGCGCTTCGCCGGAAGCTTTCAACGGCATTGGAAAGAATGTGGAAGAAGGACAGACACCTAGCATGATCGATACCCAGCTATATCTGATGACCTTGTCGGATAAGAAGGTTCGTCCGCTGACCAAGGATTTCAATCCGAACGTGCAGAGTGTGAATTGGAGTAAGGCAGATGGAAACATCTATTTTACAGCCGAAGATAAAGACTGCGTGTACCTCTTCCAGCTCAATCCGAAATCGGGCAAGTTTACGCTTCTCAAGACTCCTGAAGAGTACATCAAGAGTTTCTCGCTTGCATCTTCTGCAGCAGAAATGGCTTTCTCCGGTCAGAGTGCATCCAATGCCGACCGACTCTACAAGATGAATACTAAGGCACAGAAGGCTCTGCTGGTGGATGATCTCAGTGCCCGACTGCTGAAGGACATCGAGCTGGGCGACTGCAAGGCATGGAACTATGTGAACTCTCGTGGCGATACACTCTGCTGCCGTTACTATCTGCCACCTCATTTTGATGCTGCCAAGAAGTATCCGATGATAGTGAATTATTATGGCGGATGCAGTCCTACGAGCCGCATGTTCCAGAGCCGTTATCCTCATCATGTTTATGCGGCAATGGGCTATGTAGTGCTGGTTGTGAATCCTAGTGGAGCCACCGGATTCGGTCAGAAATTCTCTGCCCGCCATGTAGATACGGCAGGCGAGGGAGTGGCTGAAGACATCATCTCCAGCACCCAGGCTTTCTGCGATGAGCATGCTTTCGTAAACCGCAAGAAGATTGGCTGCATCGGTGCAAGCTACGGCGGATTCATGACTCAGTATCTTCAGACCAAGACCGACCTCTTTGCAGCCGCCATCTCTCATGCAGGCATCAGCGACCATACCAGCTATTGGGGTGAGGGCTATTGGGGCTACAGCTACAGCGAAGTTTCTATGGCGAACGAATTTCCTTGGACCAACAAGCATCTCTTTGTAGATCAGAGTCCGCTCTATAATGCCGACAAGATTCATACTCCGCTGCTGTTTGTTCACGGTACGGCAGATAATAATGTGCCTGTTGGCGAGAGTATCCAGCTCTATACGGCTCTGAAACTCCTTGGCCGTCCTACGGCGATGGTATTGGTAGATGGTCAGGATCATCACATCATCGACTACGAGAAGCGACTGAAATGGCAGAACACCATCTTTGCCTGGTTTGCCAAGTGGTTGCAGGATGATGCTTCCTGGTGGACGGAAATGTATGGTGATGAAAAGATGTAG
- a CDS encoding MFS transporter, with protein sequence MIQLKENQGIPRSILLMMAIVAGLTVANCYYNQPLLELIRHDLDITEQKANLITVITQIGYALGLFFLIPLGDMLSRKKLILVNMTIAALMAIVMAAAQNVWMLWGASLLIGACSVIPQFFIPIAGQFSEPKNKSRNMGIVLSGLLTGILASRVISGYIGEWLGWREMFIIAAFVMVVCMGIMLLMMPEMKRNYVGTYRGLMTTIAEIFVFHPSIRIYSIRAAFGFGSMMAIWSCLAFHLAQPPFSAGSDMVGMLGLCGIMGAVAASGVGKLIPRFGIRKFNLFGAGMQIIAWAIALLFGDTYAGLIAAIILVDIGLQCQQLSNQSGCLQEIPQASNRANTIFMTSYFIGGSLGTFCAGYVWTQADWLGVCIVGIAFAMISLLITLNCKK encoded by the coding sequence ATGATACAGCTAAAAGAAAATCAGGGCATTCCCCGCAGCATTCTCCTGATGATGGCTATCGTCGCAGGACTCACCGTGGCCAACTGCTACTACAATCAGCCGCTTCTCGAACTCATCCGCCACGACCTGGATATTACCGAGCAGAAGGCTAACCTCATCACCGTCATTACCCAGATAGGTTATGCGCTGGGCTTATTCTTCCTCATCCCCTTGGGCGACATGCTTTCGCGCAAGAAACTCATCCTTGTCAATATGACCATTGCTGCATTGATGGCTATCGTGATGGCTGCAGCGCAAAACGTATGGATGCTCTGGGGAGCTTCACTGCTGATTGGCGCCTGTTCGGTGATTCCGCAGTTCTTCATTCCGATAGCCGGACAGTTTTCGGAACCCAAGAACAAGAGCAGGAATATGGGCATTGTACTCTCCGGACTGCTGACGGGCATTCTTGCCTCACGAGTAATCAGCGGTTACATCGGCGAATGGCTGGGATGGCGGGAGATGTTTATCATAGCTGCTTTCGTGATGGTGGTTTGCATGGGAATCATGCTGCTGATGATGCCTGAAATGAAGCGCAACTATGTTGGAACCTACAGAGGGCTGATGACCACGATAGCAGAAATTTTTGTTTTCCATCCTTCTATCCGCATCTATTCCATCCGTGCAGCCTTCGGGTTCGGCAGTATGATGGCAATATGGTCTTGTCTGGCGTTCCATCTGGCGCAGCCACCTTTCAGCGCAGGAAGTGATATGGTAGGAATGCTCGGACTTTGCGGAATCATGGGAGCCGTTGCTGCCAGTGGTGTGGGAAAACTGATTCCTAGGTTTGGCATTCGAAAATTCAATCTGTTCGGAGCAGGAATGCAGATCATCGCCTGGGCAATAGCCTTGCTTTTCGGCGACACTTACGCCGGACTCATCGCAGCCATCATCCTGGTTGACATCGGTCTGCAATGTCAGCAGCTCAGCAATCAGAGTGGTTGTCTGCAGGAGATTCCGCAGGCTTCCAACCGCGCCAACACCATCTTCATGACCAGCTATTTCATCGGTGGTTCGCTAGGCACTTTCTGTGCCGGTTACGTCTGGACGCAAGCCGACTGGCTAGGCGTCTGCATCGTAGGAATCGCCTTCGCCATGATTTCTCTGCTTATCACGCTAAACTGCAAGAAATAA